The following is a genomic window from Amycolatopsis sp. BJA-103.
GGCCTGTTCGCCCTCTTCCAGACCAGCTACTTCGTCGCGGTCTCGCTGAGTTCCGTGAGCGTCGCGACCATGACCACCATCGGCAGCGCGCCCGTGCTGCTCGCCGTCGCGACGGCCGTCAAGTCCCGGAGGCTTCCCTCGGCATGGACGACGGTGTCCCTGGCCGGGTCCCTGATCGGGCTCGCGCTGCTGCAGTGGACGCCCGGGGAAGAAGCCGATGTCGCCGGAGTGCTGTTCGCCTTGCTCGCCGCGGCCGGGTTCGCCGCGCTGACCCTGGTGACCGCGACCCGCGTCGACGGCCTGGATCCCTTGCCCACCACGGCTTTCGGCTGCCTGATCGGCGGTGCCGCGCTCACTCCCGCCGCGTTGTGGTTCGGGATGGCCGTGCCGCCGCAGGTGGACGTGCTCGCGCTCGTCGTCTACTTCGGCGTCGTGCCCACGGCGCTGGCCTACGCCGCCTACTTCCGCGGCCTCGAGGGCGCGCACCCCGTTCTGGCCGCGTTGTCCGCCCTGCTCGAACCGCTCACGGCCGCGCTGCTGTCCATGGTGGTGCTCGGGGAACGGCTCGGCGCCGTCGGCTGGTGCGGCGCGGCGGTGCTCATCGCCGCGCTCGCCGTCGCCTATTCGAAGCCTTAGAGCGGCAGAGTCCGGCCGAGGATCGCGAACGCCCGCGGATCCCCGGCGAAGTGGTAGTCCCGCAGCACGTCGACGAAACCGACGCGCCGGTAAAGGTTCCAGGCCCGGCTGGTGCCTTCCGGCGTGGAAAGGAGAACGTGGGCGCTGGGCACGCCGTCGAGCAGCCGTCGCAGGAGGTCCTCGCCGATCCGCTTCCCCTGGCTCGCCGGGCTGACGTGGATCTCGGTGAGCTCGAAGTAGTCGGACATCCACTGCTCGGCGGCGGCCTGGCCCTCACGGCGGGTCAGGCCGTGGCGGACCTGTTCGTGCCACCACTGGCCGCCGCGGCCCTTGTAGCCGTAGGCGAGGCCGAGCAGGACGCCGTTCGCGTCGAGCGCGGCCATACAGCGCCATCCTTCGCGCAGCGCGTGCGTGAGCCACATCGGCGCGCGTTGTTCCGCCGTGCCTTCGGGGTAGCGCATGGCGTCGACGTAGATGGTCAGCGCCTCGGGGAGCCGGGCGCGGAACTCGTCCGCGGACAGCTGGACGTAACGGGTGCATTCCGAGGACATCGCGGTCACGGGCGCCCATCCTGCCCGTCGCCCGCGACGTCCGTGGGAGTACCCCCGGTCAGCGCGACGAGCCCGTCGAACGTCGTGGGGTAGACCGACTTCGGATGCCCGGCGGCGGCCCAGACGACGTCGTGAGCGCGTAACGCGGTGTCGACGAGAGTGGGCAACGCCTTCGGGTGACCGACCGGGGCGACGCCGCCGATGGGCTGCCCGGTGTGCGCACGGACGAAATCCGCGTCCGCCTTGCCGATCTCGTCGGCTCCGGTCGACGCCGCGAGGATTCCGGTGTCGGCGCGGTGCGCGCCCGACGTCAGCGCGAGCAGGGCCGTCTCCGCGTCACCGGTGCGGCTGCGGAACACGAGGCTGTTCGCGATCGCGCCGACCTCGACACCGAGCGCTTCGGCCGCCTGCGCGGCCGTGCGGACTTCGGCGGGGAGGATCCGGATCCCGTCCGCGGCGGCCTGCTGACCCGCCTCGGCGAGCGCGGCCGCGACCTTGGCCACCGAGGGGTGGCCGGACTGGTCGATGGTGCTCATGAGCCTATGAGATCACGTGGCCGATCCCGTGTCCCGCGCCACATGCGGCGATCACCCCGTTACGGGGTTGAAGAAAGGGGCACGTCAGGGTTACATTGGTCTTGTTCGAACAGACGTTCGACATTCGGTGAGCGCGCACCGGTAGGTGCCCGGAGCGGGGGCGGGGGAAGCGCCTCGGCACCGGGCACCGGCCGGCGCTCACGTACAGGAGGAGGGTCGTCATGTCCGTTTCGGTCGTGTCCCCCGACGAAGCCGAGAGGCCGGGGGGCACCGCGCAGCCCGCCCTGCCGATGTCGTTGCGCCCGCCGGCACCACCCGCGGCGGTCTCCTTGTACGCGCAGGCAAGGCGTGGCCTTGGCGAAGCAGAGCGGGAGACCGAGCCCGCGGAGCGGTTCATCGTGGCGTACCTCGCCGCGCTGCGGGGCGCCGCGGCGGTGCTGGAGGCACGCGGCCGCCCGCACCGGGGCCGGGCCCGCCCCGCGAGCGGCTGGGTGCTGCTCGACTCCGTCGCGCCCGAGCTGAAGGAGTGGGCGGCGTTCTTCGCGGCCAACTCCGCGACGCGGGCCGCCGCGCAGGCGGGCATCACCGGGAA
Proteins encoded in this region:
- a CDS encoding DMT family transporter, producing MSVAVTTRARSSAALVLAGVLWGTGGLAGSLLASRAGLHPLSVAAYRLLIGGVIATGCLWLTGGLRGLPRTPEARRRLLTVGGLFALFQTSYFVAVSLSSVSVATMTTIGSAPVLLAVATAVKSRRLPSAWTTVSLAGSLIGLALLQWTPGEEADVAGVLFALLAAAGFAALTLVTATRVDGLDPLPTTAFGCLIGGAALTPAALWFGMAVPPQVDVLALVVYFGVVPTALAYAAYFRGLEGAHPVLAALSALLEPLTAALLSMVVLGERLGAVGWCGAAVLIAALAVAYSKP
- a CDS encoding GNAT family N-acetyltransferase, whose amino-acid sequence is MTAMSSECTRYVQLSADEFRARLPEALTIYVDAMRYPEGTAEQRAPMWLTHALREGWRCMAALDANGVLLGLAYGYKGRGGQWWHEQVRHGLTRREGQAAAEQWMSDYFELTEIHVSPASQGKRIGEDLLRRLLDGVPSAHVLLSTPEGTSRAWNLYRRVGFVDVLRDYHFAGDPRAFAILGRTLPL
- a CDS encoding YbaK/EbsC family protein, producing the protein MSTIDQSGHPSVAKVAAALAEAGQQAAADGIRILPAEVRTAAQAAEALGVEVGAIANSLVFRSRTGDAETALLALTSGAHRADTGILAASTGADEIGKADADFVRAHTGQPIGGVAPVGHPKALPTLVDTALRAHDVVWAAAGHPKSVYPTTFDGLVALTGGTPTDVAGDGQDGRP
- a CDS encoding SAV_6107 family HEPN domain-containing protein, producing the protein MSVSVVSPDEAERPGGTAQPALPMSLRPPAPPAAVSLYAQARRGLGEAERETEPAERFIVAYLAALRGAAAVLEARGRPHRGRARPASGWVLLDSVAPELKEWAAFFAANSATRAAAQAGITGKVTVDMADELVRAATVFLELVRRVVHGLPMGDSAHVA